From a region of the bacterium genome:
- a CDS encoding DUF5916 domain-containing protein: MNVKTPVIVMLFLFMASVSLAQAPSLRAVRVEQAPVLDGKLDDSCWQNAGMSGEFYLLLPTPGGAVTQRTRIYLCHDDQNLYVGAYMHEDQPDRIQASCNQRDGEVYLDDCLEVTIDTYNDKSNAYYFAVNPQSTRTDGRIIDEGRTVDANWDCRWQARASIDSAGWAVEMAIPFGELRFNQADTMSWGINFYRLERPHWETSSWARIDNWCRVSQYGQLAGLAIDPKVKRFELLPFGLSQYQHGTDSLKFRAGLDFKYGITSDLNLNATYLPDFGQIEADQFRFNLSYQQGQELFLAEKRPFFMEGASILYTPIKLFYTRRMNEIEAGAKLYGKIGRAELLCLDVQTKDNDQNFSLLRAKHPLLGQAFAGITATNQQKGGNYSRSAGLDLNLPLYGPLQLTVQTARSANQGITGDEWAGVAEFKSETALSFWEARFFRSGPEFWVSQGFIETVDIDRWGSHFEGYHKFPLSGPFQYLDAGGKWIRKQELGDRMTNNEVGLWTNIVTTGKYRFGLNGGRSFERYGQEEFANKMGVLEFETNVGGMTGIALSYGAGELYDDNFRQATMGLIFLPLSNLTVYPSIFAVRQGSNEWQWISNTRISCQITPRLFARVFIRTSTTYGTPAQRSFQLEDVEDLNSNILLGYEVRPGSMLYLVYNHPRNLITDEFDHYFLAKFSYSIRF, encoded by the coding sequence ATGAATGTCAAAACGCCTGTAATAGTGATGCTGTTTCTTTTTATGGCATCAGTTTCCCTTGCCCAAGCCCCCAGCCTCAGGGCGGTCAGGGTTGAACAGGCCCCAGTTTTGGACGGCAAGCTTGACGACTCCTGCTGGCAGAACGCCGGAATGTCCGGAGAGTTCTATCTTTTACTGCCCACTCCGGGAGGCGCCGTCACCCAGCGCACCAGGATATACCTTTGCCACGACGACCAGAACCTGTACGTCGGCGCCTATATGCACGAGGATCAACCGGATAGAATACAGGCCTCCTGTAACCAGCGGGACGGAGAGGTATATCTGGATGACTGTCTGGAAGTGACCATCGATACTTATAATGATAAGAGCAACGCCTACTATTTTGCCGTCAATCCTCAGAGCACCAGAACCGACGGCAGGATAATTGACGAGGGCCGGACCGTGGATGCCAACTGGGACTGTCGCTGGCAGGCCCGGGCGTCAATTGATTCAGCCGGTTGGGCGGTGGAAATGGCCATTCCATTCGGAGAACTGCGTTTTAACCAAGCCGATACCATGTCCTGGGGAATAAACTTTTACCGGCTGGAACGGCCCCACTGGGAAACCTCCAGCTGGGCCAGGATCGACAACTGGTGCCGTGTTTCCCAGTACGGCCAGCTGGCGGGACTGGCCATCGACCCGAAAGTTAAACGTTTTGAACTGCTGCCTTTTGGCTTGTCCCAGTACCAGCACGGCACCGATTCTCTCAAATTCAGAGCCGGCTTGGATTTTAAATATGGCATTACATCGGATCTAAACCTTAACGCCACCTACCTGCCTGATTTCGGGCAGATAGAGGCCGACCAGTTCCGGTTCAATCTTTCCTACCAGCAGGGGCAGGAGCTTTTCCTGGCCGAAAAAAGACCGTTCTTCATGGAGGGCGCCAGCATATTGTATACCCCGATCAAACTTTTCTATACCCGCCGGATGAACGAGATAGAGGCCGGGGCCAAACTTTACGGCAAGATCGGACGGGCCGAACTTCTCTGCCTGGACGTCCAGACAAAGGATAACGACCAGAATTTCTCCCTGCTGCGGGCCAAACACCCGTTATTAGGACAAGCCTTTGCCGGGATCACGGCTACCAATCAGCAGAAGGGGGGCAATTACAGCCGGTCAGCCGGGCTGGACCTGAACCTTCCTCTCTACGGTCCGCTGCAACTGACCGTTCAGACCGCCAGATCCGCCAATCAGGGCATTACCGGCGATGAATGGGCCGGAGTGGCGGAGTTCAAATCAGAAACGGCATTGAGCTTTTGGGAAGCAAGGTTCTTCCGGTCCGGACCTGAATTTTGGGTATCCCAGGGATTCATAGAAACAGTGGACATTGATCGTTGGGGATCGCACTTTGAGGGGTACCATAAATTCCCGTTGAGCGGGCCATTCCAGTATCTAGATGCGGGCGGCAAATGGATCCGCAAACAGGAGTTGGGTGACCGGATGACCAATAACGAGGTGGGTCTGTGGACCAATATTGTTACCACCGGTAAATACCGCTTTGGTCTGAACGGCGGACGTTCTTTTGAGCGGTACGGACAGGAGGAGTTCGCAAACAAGATGGGTGTCCTGGAATTCGAGACCAACGTTGGCGGCATGACCGGGATCGCCTTGTCATATGGCGCGGGAGAACTGTACGATGACAATTTCCGGCAGGCTACCATGGGGCTGATCTTTTTGCCGCTTTCCAACCTGACGGTGTATCCCTCAATTTTCGCCGTCAGGCAGGGAAGCAATGAATGGCAGTGGATCTCCAACACCAGAATATCCTGCCAGATAACCCCCAGGCTGTTTGCCCGGGTGTTCATCAGGACCAGCACCACCTACGGGACCCCGGCTCAAAGATCTTTTCAATTAGAGGATGTGGAAGATCTCAATTCAAATATCCTGCTGGGTTATGAAGTTCGCCCCGGGTCCATGCTGTATCTGGTCTATAACCATCCCCGCAACCTTATCACGGATGAGTTCGATCACTATTTTCTGGCAAAGTTCAGTTATTCGATCAGATTCTAA
- a CDS encoding MFS transporter produces MLKEKTPSLWNRNFLLLWQGQLVSSLGDNFYAIALGFWVLEKTGSTGLMGTLMAVSTLPRVLISPFAGVWVDRTERRRLLIAMDVVRGLASAGVGLAAWAGMLEIWMVFAAGIVLSICGSVFGPAVSSAIPDIVPPEQIVQANSVFSLAYNGTAIIGTAGGGFLYQALKAPLMFLFDGISYVISAAAILFIKIPAVKHQAHKLSFFEDMKGGLLFVKKFSGLKYSFVIFGVLNFFANIGFFLVLPMFQKIPSLGAAKYGIVMGVLTGGSFLGYFLTSVIKVPTNKRFMVFYLGALMSAACMALFPVHMSMIYMSVMAVLIGVSLAVVNSLISAVMQITVPAEMRGKVFGLLGTMAGSLTPIAFAAGGWLGEIFPLRPLMTSCFILTFMAFFVLIFVPSVIRFFNYDPDRQKLEEIM; encoded by the coding sequence ATGCTGAAAGAAAAAACGCCATCCCTTTGGAACCGCAATTTCCTCCTTCTCTGGCAGGGCCAGCTGGTCTCCTCGCTGGGCGACAATTTTTACGCCATCGCCCTGGGTTTCTGGGTGCTGGAGAAGACCGGTTCCACCGGCCTGATGGGGACCCTGATGGCCGTCTCCACTTTGCCCCGGGTGCTGATCTCCCCCTTTGCCGGGGTGTGGGTGGACCGAACAGAGCGCAGACGGCTGCTGATCGCCATGGATGTGGTCCGGGGACTGGCCTCGGCCGGGGTGGGACTGGCGGCCTGGGCCGGGATGCTGGAGATCTGGATGGTCTTCGCCGCCGGCATCGTTCTGAGCATCTGCGGGTCGGTCTTCGGCCCGGCGGTCAGCTCGGCCATTCCGGATATCGTGCCGCCGGAGCAGATAGTCCAGGCAAATTCGGTGTTCAGCCTGGCCTACAACGGCACCGCCATCATCGGTACCGCCGGGGGCGGATTTCTGTACCAGGCGCTGAAAGCTCCGCTGATGTTTCTGTTCGACGGAATATCTTATGTCATTTCCGCAGCGGCCATACTGTTCATAAAGATCCCGGCAGTAAAGCACCAGGCTCACAAACTAAGTTTTTTTGAGGACATGAAGGGAGGTTTGCTGTTCGTCAAAAAATTCAGCGGACTCAAATATTCTTTTGTGATCTTCGGGGTGCTGAATTTCTTCGCCAATATCGGGTTTTTCCTGGTGCTGCCGATGTTCCAGAAGATCCCTTCACTGGGTGCGGCTAAATACGGCATAGTGATGGGAGTGCTGACCGGGGGGTCCTTTTTGGGTTATTTTTTGACCTCGGTCATAAAAGTTCCCACCAATAAAAGATTCATGGTCTTTTATCTGGGCGCACTGATGAGCGCAGCCTGCATGGCGCTGTTCCCGGTGCACATGAGCATGATATACATGTCGGTGATGGCGGTTTTGATAGGTGTTTCCCTGGCGGTGGTCAATTCCCTGATCAGCGCGGTGATGCAGATCACGGTGCCGGCCGAGATGCGGGGCAAGGTCTTCGGCCTGCTGGGAACCATGGCCGGCAGCCTGACCCCCATCGCCTTTGCGGCGGGGGGCTGGCTGGGCGAGATATTCCCGTTAAGGCCATTGATGACCAGCTGCTTCATCCTGACCTTTATGGCCTTCTTCGTGCTGATATTCGTCCCCTCGGTCATCAGGTTCTTCAATTATGACCCGGATAGGCAGAAACTGGAGGAGATAATGTGA